The Acidobacteriota bacterium sequence GAAGAACTATCGCTTCGCCTTACTTTTCTTTGCTGCGGCCTTTTTCTTCGGCGCAGAAGCCTTCTTTGCAGCGGCTGACTTCTTCTTTGCGACAGCTCTCGAGGACTTCTTGCCCGGCGGCTCCTTCGTAGCTGCTGCAGGAGCCGCTTCCTGCGTCGGGCTTGCCGTGGCAGTGGCGGCGTTGCTCACGCGAGTATTGTCGATTCCCAATTCGCGCTCGCGTGCGATCGTCTTGAT is a genomic window containing:
- the rpmC gene encoding 50S ribosomal protein L29 gives rise to the protein MNIEKIRNLGPDELAHQQRDAADQLFRLKFQLKMGQTTGVKKMRELRKDLARIKTIARERELGIDNTRVSNAATATASPTQEAAPAAATKEPPGKKSSRAVAKKKSAAAKKASAPKKKAAAKKSKAKR